Within the Marinobacter qingdaonensis genome, the region TGATGGCAATGGTGGGCGGCAGAGCCCGGGTCGGTGTCTGCTCGGCCGGTCCGGCCTGAGCAATGGTGGTGGCCGCGAAGGCGGCCACCAGGGTGGCAACTCGGAACAACCTCACTGCGCGTTATCCTGCCCCTCGGTGAGCATCTGGCCATTGCCCTTGCGGTTCAGGATATGCAGCCCCTTCAGCAGGTTCAGGGCGGACCGGAGCTGGTAGTCGCGATCCGCCAGTGAGGCCGCAACGGCGCCATTCTCAGGCGCTTCCTGGGCCGGTTCGTCGGTGTCCTGGCTCTCCAGGTGACCGCTCAAATCCGCTTCGGTGAAGAACGGCTGGCTGTCCAGTTCGGTGAGCTCGGCCGGCCGCACCTCGATATCGGGCTTGATGCCGGTGGCCTGGATGGAGCGGCCGTCCGGGGTGTAGTAGCGGGCCGTGGTCATCTTGATGGCGTGGGTTTCATCCAGCGGGATGACGGTCTGGACGCTGCCCTTGCCGAACGACTGGGTGCCCATGATCACCGCCCGCTCGTGGTCCTGCAGCGCGCCGGCCAGGATCTCGGAGGCGGAGGCCGAGCCGCCGTTGATCAACACCACGATGGGGGTGTCGGCCATGACATCGCCGGCCTTGGCGCTGAAGCGCAGGCGCGAACTCTGGATGCGGCCCTCGGTGTAGACGATCAGGCCCTCATCGAGCAGGGCATCGGCGGTTTCCACCGCGGCCTGGAGCACGCCGCCGGGGTTGTTGCGCAGGTCGATCACCAGGCCGTCCAGATCGCTGCCGTAGTCGGCTTCCAAAGAATCCAGGGCTTTCAGGAACTGGCTGCCGGTGTCGGCCTGGAACTGGGTGATGCGCACGTAGCCGTAGCCGTTGTCGATCATCCGGGATTTCACGCTGGTGACCTTGATCACGTCACGTTCAACGTCGATTTCGATCGGGGCGTTTTCGCCCTCTCGCATGATGGTCAGGGTCAGGACCGTGCCGGGCTTGCCGCGCATCAGTTTGA harbors:
- a CDS encoding S41 family peptidase; its protein translation is MKRVRNPLHALPLRTLALATCFTTVPGLALAQDATDDQELLEGIQDGERVEITLPDPETQLPLDDLRKFTEVFSRIKDAYVEEVSDRKLLESAIKGMLSDLDPHSTYLAPKDYEELEESTSGEFGGLGIEVGMENGFVKVIAPIDDTPAQKAGVQAGDLIIKLDEKPVKGMSLEEAVKLMRGKPGTVLTLTIMREGENAPIEIDVERDVIKVTSVKSRMIDNGYGYVRITQFQADTGSQFLKALDSLEADYGSDLDGLVIDLRNNPGGVLQAAVETADALLDEGLIVYTEGRIQSSRLRFSAKAGDVMADTPIVVLINGGSASASEILAGALQDHERAVIMGTQSFGKGSVQTVIPLDETHAIKMTTARYYTPDGRSIQATGIKPDIEVRPAELTELDSQPFFTEADLSGHLESQDTDEPAQEAPENGAVAASLADRDYQLRSALNLLKGLHILNRKGNGQMLTEGQDNAQ